Proteins encoded in a region of the Colius striatus isolate bColStr4 chromosome 18, bColStr4.1.hap1, whole genome shotgun sequence genome:
- the PIK3R5 gene encoding phosphoinositide 3-kinase regulatory subunit 5 isoform X6, which produces MQHTTCTEDRIYHALERCLHGLSRDAVSSRWAAGLCLNCWSLQELVSRDAGNYLILVEKILGKAKEVQEKCDYDLVTPLALLFYYAVLYAPHFPPGSDLLLKAASVYHSFLTWPVPYCHIFHELLTFISNEMRAPGISFQRLVRTEQGLPLKNYQSSTVTVLLLNHSEIQSEFLSIAEKLSSSKHPQHTTLIVLLEHLYQANFGTLCNLDSLHHLLKSKTLEELLEMYSRATDAQELAASSSDPVLARERLQSVLRDMAGAAAFPANTGEAQPQKLQPIPIPTARCYTYSWDQDNFDILNDVLSKECNVVEPVASENEEEDEEEEEEEEVEADGCSPERDSLLSPICPISKGSVYSALSEEGPRPSRVSLFATSKDSISELTVASRKSLKSFVSSLKDCMDSGYVEDSDESSLDTVGRPELKVEKPLPRHRHTLTNKIYKLFKSKSQLVLRSSLKDQAGTGSLRRAESLCSPQARPRVPARSRRAHSLPQHVLGRRLPAPPPLSLPRRPFLSHGEDAKASTLRVVVFGSDRISGKVARAYSNLRLKESTCPLLTRYFKLQFYYVPVKRSCSAPLAPLVYPSQAPGDAQLRAAAQPDPALAGMESSTNDISHYIGMLDPWYERNVLRLMNLPMDVLCQSAKPEAEPQEEAQEQLPILADMILYYCRFATLPVLLQLYQTELTFIGGEKMTEVFIHSLELGHSAATRAIKASGPGSKRLGIDGDREAIPLTLQIAYSKTAVSGRSHWNDVEKVCTSVNLSKACKNLKDRVSQLNHDRGGQKAKLQIQKKLQPDQCVPDKSGQGPDYWCPVLLRRVLGPG; this is translated from the exons ctgggctgtgcctgaACTGCTGGAGCTTACAGGAGCTGGTGAGCCGAGATGCTGGCAACTACCTCATCCTTGTGGAGAAGATCCTTGGCAAAGCCAAAGAG GTACAGGAGAAGTGCGACTACGATCTCGTCACGCCTCTAGCTCTGCTCTTCTACTATGCCGTCCTGTAT GCTCCCCACTTCCCTCCAGGCTCTGACTTGCTCCTGAAGGCTGCCAGTGTGTACCACAGCTTCCTGACCTGGCCCGTGCCCTACTGCCACATCTTCCATGAGCTGCTCACCTTCATCAGCAACGAGATGAGGGCCCCTG GGATCTCCTTCCAGAGGCTGGTGAGGACTGAGCAGGGGCTGCCTCTGAAGAACTACCAGAGCTCCACAGT GACGGTGCTGCTGTTGAACCACTCCGAGATACAGAGTGAGTTCCTGTCCATTGCTGAGAAGCTGAGTTCCAGCAAGCACCCTCAGCACACCACCCTCATTGTGCTCCTTGAGCACCTCTACCAGGCCAACTTTGGCACTCTCTGCAACCTGGACAGCCTACACCACCTCCTGAAG TCCAAGACACTGGAAGAGCTCTTGGAGATGTACAGCAGAGCCACTGATGCTCAGGAGCTTGCAGCCTCCAGCAGTGACCCCGTCCTGGCCCGGGAGCGGCTGCAGTCGGTGCTGCGGGACATGGCTGGCGCCGCGGCCTTTCCTGCCAACACGG GTGAGGCTCAGCCGCAGAAGCTccagcccatccccatccctacTGCTCGCTGCTACACCTACAGCTGGGATCAGGATAACTTTG ATATCCTCAATGATGTCCTCAGCAAAGAGTGCAATGTTGTTGAGCCCGTGGCTTCAGAGAACGAAGAGGAGGAcgaagaagaagaggaggaggaggaggtggaagctGATGGCTGTTCTCCCGAGCGGGACTCGCTGCTTTCCCCCATCTGCCCCATTTCCAAAGGCTCTGTGTACTCGGCGCTGTCAGAGGAGGGACCGAGGCCCTCACGAGTGTCCCTCTTTGCCACCTCCAAGGActccatctcagagctgacaGTGGCCTCCAGAAAGTCCCTGAAGTCCTTTGTGTCCAGCCTGAAGGACTGCATGGACAGCGGCTACGTGGAGGACAGCGACGAGAGCTCCCTGGACACAGTGGGCCGGCCGGAGCTGAAGGTAGAGAAACCCCTCcccagacacagacacactcTGACCAACAAGATCTACAAACTGTTCAAGAGCAAAAGCCAGCTGGTGTTGAGGAGTTCGCTGAAGGATCAGGCCGGCACGGGCTCGCTGCGCCGTGCCGAGAGCCTGTGCAGCCCGCAGGCCAGGCCCCGCGTGCCGGCGCGCTCCCGCCGCGCTCACTCGCTGCCACAGCACGTGCTGGGCCGCCggctcccggccccgccgcccctcagcCTGCCCCGCCGGCCCTTCCTCAGCCACGGCGAGGATGCCAAAGCGTCCACGCTGCGGGTCGTGGTCTTCGGCTCCGACCGCATCTCGGGGAAAGTGGCTCGAGCCTACAGCAACCTGAG GCTCAAGGAGAGCACCTGCCCCTTGCTGACCAGGTACTTCAAGCTGCAGTTTTACTATGTCCCTGTGAAGAGGAGCTGCTCGGCTCCCTTGGCCCCGCTGGTGTATCCCTCCCAAGCCCCGGGGGACGCCCAGCTCCGGGCCGCGGCGCAGCCG GATCCTGCCTTGGCTGGGATGGAGAGCAGCACCAATGACATCTCCCACTACATCGGCATGTTGGATCCGTGGTACGAACGCAACGTTCTCAGGCTGATGAACCTGCCCATGGATGTCCTGTGTCAG TCTGCCAAGCCAGAGGCTGAGCCCCAGGAGGAGgcccaggagcagctgcccATCCTGGCAGACATGATCCTCTACTACTGCCGCTTCGCCACACTCCCCGTCCTGCTGCAGCTCTACCAGACAGAG CTCACCTTCATTGGAGGGGAAAAGATGACCGAGGTCTTCATCCATTCCCTGGAGCTGGGCCACTCAGCAGCCACACGAGCCATCAAGGCCTCAG GTCCAGGCAGCAAAAGGCTGGGCATAGATGGAGACAGAGAAGCAATCCCACTAACACTACAGATTGCCTACAGCAAG ACAGCTGTCAGTGGAAGAAGTCACTGGAATGATGTGGAGAAGGTCTGCACATCTGTCAACCTCAGCAAAGCCTGCAAGAA CCTCAAAGACAGAGTGTCTCAACTTAACCATGACAGAGGTGGTCAAAAGGCAAAACTCCAAATCCAAAAAAAGCTTCAACCAG atcagtgtgtcccagaTAAAAGTGGACAAGGTCCAGATTATTGGTGTCCAGTCCTCCTTCGCCGTGTGCTTGGACCAGGATGA
- the PIK3R5 gene encoding phosphoinositide 3-kinase regulatory subunit 5 isoform X5: MQHTTCTEDRIYHALERCLHGLSRDAVSSRWAAGLCLNCWSLQELVSRDAGNYLILVEKILGKAKEVQEKCDYDLVTPLALLFYYAVLYAPHFPPGSDLLLKAASVYHSFLTWPVPYCHIFHELLTFISNEMRAPGISFQRLVRTEQGLPLKNYQSSTVTVLLLNHSEIQSEFLSIAEKLSSSKHPQHTTLIVLLEHLYQANFGTLCNLDSLHHLLKSKTLEELLEMYSRATDAQELAASSSDPVLARERLQSVLRDMAGAAAFPANTGEAQPQKLQPIPIPTARCYTYSWDQDNFDILNDVLSKECNVVEPVASENEEEDEEEEEEEEVEADGCSPERDSLLSPICPISKGSVYSALSEEGPRPSRVSLFATSKDSISELTVASRKSLKSFVSSLKDCMDSGYVEDSDESSLDTVGRPELKVEKPLPRHRHTLTNKIYKLFKSKSQLVLRSSLKDQAGTGSLRRAESLCSPQARPRVPARSRRAHSLPQHVLGRRLPAPPPLSLPRRPFLSHGEDAKASTLRVVVFGSDRISGKVARAYSNLRLKESTCPLLTRYFKLQFYYVPVKRSCSAPLAPLVYPSQAPGDAQLRAAAQPDPALAGMESSTNDISHYIGMLDPWYERNVLRLMNLPMDVLCQSAKPEAEPQEEAQEQLPILADMILYYCRFATLPVLLQLYQTELTFIGGEKMTEVFIHSLELGHSAATRAIKASGPGSKRLGIDGDREAIPLTLQIAYSKTAVSGRSHWNDVEKVCTSVNLSKACKNLKDRVSQLNHDRGGQKAKLQIQKKLQPADQCVPDKSGQGPDYWCPVLLRRVLGPG, encoded by the exons ctgggctgtgcctgaACTGCTGGAGCTTACAGGAGCTGGTGAGCCGAGATGCTGGCAACTACCTCATCCTTGTGGAGAAGATCCTTGGCAAAGCCAAAGAG GTACAGGAGAAGTGCGACTACGATCTCGTCACGCCTCTAGCTCTGCTCTTCTACTATGCCGTCCTGTAT GCTCCCCACTTCCCTCCAGGCTCTGACTTGCTCCTGAAGGCTGCCAGTGTGTACCACAGCTTCCTGACCTGGCCCGTGCCCTACTGCCACATCTTCCATGAGCTGCTCACCTTCATCAGCAACGAGATGAGGGCCCCTG GGATCTCCTTCCAGAGGCTGGTGAGGACTGAGCAGGGGCTGCCTCTGAAGAACTACCAGAGCTCCACAGT GACGGTGCTGCTGTTGAACCACTCCGAGATACAGAGTGAGTTCCTGTCCATTGCTGAGAAGCTGAGTTCCAGCAAGCACCCTCAGCACACCACCCTCATTGTGCTCCTTGAGCACCTCTACCAGGCCAACTTTGGCACTCTCTGCAACCTGGACAGCCTACACCACCTCCTGAAG TCCAAGACACTGGAAGAGCTCTTGGAGATGTACAGCAGAGCCACTGATGCTCAGGAGCTTGCAGCCTCCAGCAGTGACCCCGTCCTGGCCCGGGAGCGGCTGCAGTCGGTGCTGCGGGACATGGCTGGCGCCGCGGCCTTTCCTGCCAACACGG GTGAGGCTCAGCCGCAGAAGCTccagcccatccccatccctacTGCTCGCTGCTACACCTACAGCTGGGATCAGGATAACTTTG ATATCCTCAATGATGTCCTCAGCAAAGAGTGCAATGTTGTTGAGCCCGTGGCTTCAGAGAACGAAGAGGAGGAcgaagaagaagaggaggaggaggaggtggaagctGATGGCTGTTCTCCCGAGCGGGACTCGCTGCTTTCCCCCATCTGCCCCATTTCCAAAGGCTCTGTGTACTCGGCGCTGTCAGAGGAGGGACCGAGGCCCTCACGAGTGTCCCTCTTTGCCACCTCCAAGGActccatctcagagctgacaGTGGCCTCCAGAAAGTCCCTGAAGTCCTTTGTGTCCAGCCTGAAGGACTGCATGGACAGCGGCTACGTGGAGGACAGCGACGAGAGCTCCCTGGACACAGTGGGCCGGCCGGAGCTGAAGGTAGAGAAACCCCTCcccagacacagacacactcTGACCAACAAGATCTACAAACTGTTCAAGAGCAAAAGCCAGCTGGTGTTGAGGAGTTCGCTGAAGGATCAGGCCGGCACGGGCTCGCTGCGCCGTGCCGAGAGCCTGTGCAGCCCGCAGGCCAGGCCCCGCGTGCCGGCGCGCTCCCGCCGCGCTCACTCGCTGCCACAGCACGTGCTGGGCCGCCggctcccggccccgccgcccctcagcCTGCCCCGCCGGCCCTTCCTCAGCCACGGCGAGGATGCCAAAGCGTCCACGCTGCGGGTCGTGGTCTTCGGCTCCGACCGCATCTCGGGGAAAGTGGCTCGAGCCTACAGCAACCTGAG GCTCAAGGAGAGCACCTGCCCCTTGCTGACCAGGTACTTCAAGCTGCAGTTTTACTATGTCCCTGTGAAGAGGAGCTGCTCGGCTCCCTTGGCCCCGCTGGTGTATCCCTCCCAAGCCCCGGGGGACGCCCAGCTCCGGGCCGCGGCGCAGCCG GATCCTGCCTTGGCTGGGATGGAGAGCAGCACCAATGACATCTCCCACTACATCGGCATGTTGGATCCGTGGTACGAACGCAACGTTCTCAGGCTGATGAACCTGCCCATGGATGTCCTGTGTCAG TCTGCCAAGCCAGAGGCTGAGCCCCAGGAGGAGgcccaggagcagctgcccATCCTGGCAGACATGATCCTCTACTACTGCCGCTTCGCCACACTCCCCGTCCTGCTGCAGCTCTACCAGACAGAG CTCACCTTCATTGGAGGGGAAAAGATGACCGAGGTCTTCATCCATTCCCTGGAGCTGGGCCACTCAGCAGCCACACGAGCCATCAAGGCCTCAG GTCCAGGCAGCAAAAGGCTGGGCATAGATGGAGACAGAGAAGCAATCCCACTAACACTACAGATTGCCTACAGCAAG ACAGCTGTCAGTGGAAGAAGTCACTGGAATGATGTGGAGAAGGTCTGCACATCTGTCAACCTCAGCAAAGCCTGCAAGAA CCTCAAAGACAGAGTGTCTCAACTTAACCATGACAGAGGTGGTCAAAAGGCAAAACTCCAAATCCAAAAAAAGCTTCAACCAG cagatcagtgtgtcccagaTAAAAGTGGACAAGGTCCAGATTATTGGTGTCCAGTCCTCCTTCGCCGTGTGCTTGGACCAGGATGA